A window of the Egibacter rhizosphaerae genome harbors these coding sequences:
- a CDS encoding complex I subunit 5 family protein has translation MTAREALPLLLVATSLVPALVVFALPERARVARDTVTLLGAGVKLVLVLVLLLGVFRGATYEVRWAVLPDLAFVLRVEEVPLLFLTLSVLLWFATTVYTIGYLAGDAHLTRFFGYFNLCVAATMGIGLAGNLFTFLIFYELLTVSTFPLVVHEGTADARAGGRAYLAYAVGGGSVLFVAMVWLALVADTIEFSTGGVLADAAAAEPGALTAIFALLVIGLGVKAALVPLHGWLPQAMVAPTPVSALLHAVAVVKAGAYGLVRVVLDLYGPATAAALGVLTPLAVVAAVTLLWGSVRAIGQDGLKARLAYSTVAQLAFVAFGVAVGGPGATAAGLVHLVHQGLMKVTLFYCVGALGKELGVHRASELDGTARRMPVTMSAFALAALAMVGVPPLAGFVTKWHLGVGAVAVGAWWVPVVLAASTLLTAAYVLPLVHAAWFRPPRTQWPPRHARFETRVSLLAPIVAVAASVALVGTLAGAPFSPFGWSELIVEQVFGLEQGDARE, from the coding sequence ATGACCGCGCGGGAGGCGTTGCCGCTGCTGCTCGTCGCGACCTCCCTCGTGCCCGCGCTCGTGGTGTTCGCCCTGCCCGAGCGCGCGCGGGTGGCGCGTGACACGGTCACGCTGCTCGGGGCGGGCGTGAAGCTGGTGCTCGTCCTCGTGCTGCTCCTCGGGGTCTTCCGCGGTGCGACCTACGAGGTCCGGTGGGCGGTGCTGCCCGATCTCGCGTTCGTGTTGCGGGTGGAGGAGGTGCCGCTGCTCTTCCTCACCCTGTCGGTGCTCCTGTGGTTCGCGACGACCGTCTACACCATCGGCTACCTCGCCGGCGACGCGCACCTCACGCGGTTCTTCGGGTACTTCAACCTCTGCGTCGCCGCGACCATGGGCATCGGGCTGGCCGGCAACCTCTTCACGTTCCTGATCTTCTACGAGCTGCTGACCGTCTCGACCTTTCCGCTCGTCGTCCACGAGGGCACCGCGGACGCGCGCGCGGGCGGCCGCGCGTACCTCGCCTACGCGGTCGGTGGCGGCAGCGTGCTGTTCGTGGCCATGGTCTGGCTCGCGCTCGTCGCCGACACGATCGAGTTCTCCACCGGCGGGGTGCTGGCCGATGCCGCTGCCGCGGAACCGGGCGCCCTGACGGCGATCTTCGCGCTCCTGGTCATCGGCCTCGGTGTCAAGGCCGCCCTCGTGCCGCTCCACGGGTGGCTGCCGCAGGCGATGGTCGCGCCGACCCCGGTGAGCGCCCTGCTCCACGCCGTCGCCGTGGTGAAGGCGGGCGCGTACGGGCTCGTGCGGGTCGTCCTCGACCTCTACGGGCCGGCCACGGCGGCGGCGCTCGGCGTCCTCACCCCGCTGGCCGTCGTCGCGGCGGTGACCCTGCTCTGGGGCTCGGTGCGCGCGATCGGGCAGGACGGCCTCAAGGCCCGTCTCGCGTACTCGACGGTCGCCCAGCTCGCGTTCGTCGCGTTCGGCGTGGCCGTGGGCGGGCCGGGGGCGACGGCCGCGGGCCTCGTCCACCTCGTCCACCAAGGCTTGATGAAGGTGACGCTCTTCTACTGCGTGGGGGCGCTCGGCAAGGAGCTCGGGGTTCACCGCGCCAGCGAGCTCGACGGCACGGCGCGGCGGATGCCGGTGACGATGAGCGCCTTCGCGCTGGCTGCGCTCGCCATGGTTGGGGTTCCGCCGCTCGCCGGGTTCGTGACGAAGTGGCACCTCGGGGTCGGGGCGGTCGCGGTGGGCGCGTGGTGGGTCCCGGTGGTGCTCGCGGCCTCGACGCTGTTGACGGCGGCCTACGTGCTGCCGCTGGTCCACGCCGCGTGGTTCCGTCCGCCGCGCACACAGTGGCCACCACGCCACGCTCGATTCGAGACCCGGGTCTCGCTGCTCGCCCCGATCGTGGCGGTCGCCGCCTCCGTCGCGCTCGTCGGGACGCTCGCCGGTGCGCCCTTCAGCCCCTTCGGCTGGAGCGAGCTGATCGTCGAGCAGGTGTTCGGCCTCGAGCAGGGGGATGCCCGTGAGTGA
- a CDS encoding complex I subunit 5 family protein, with translation MSDGGPMGLLALLAVAFPLAGALAAALRAVPERVLLRASWVAPLPALVLAVSAPGPDVVARVEVAWLLLGLEMAVDPWARVLLVLAGSLWLAAGVALPTLLRDDRRSSRFASAFQAALAGMLLLVLAADVVTFYTGFALVTYASYVLVVHNATERAVRAGRIYLVFGVVGEALLLAGLAVAVGVAGTTALGDVAAAAGEGAAAGVPVLLLVGFGIKAGMLGVHSWLPLAHPAAPVPASAILSGAIITAGVLGWLRLLPLGDSPLPAFGPVVVGIGVAGFLAGAVLGALQDDPKTVLAYSSVSQIGLVLVPVGIGLAAPELATPAGSVAIVFALHHGLAKGALFLGVGVAQAESRSRPRRAVLLGQTAAAAAIAGLPLTSGMVAKGLLKDLAEGVTQPWGGALYLALLLSGTASTVLLGRMLWLLTAQGGHEPPPGAAAPWSSVLAWLLALGCSFAVTWPVVGGWLPGVAPPAVTDVGLWWDQSWPVAVGVGMLWGLSRVGPAPSVPAGDLVLAAEAAATRLRGTAALGGAVIGLPPLRRALAGSVERARAAQARTESLFARPMVTALLVLLLLVGVLAALGVTWP, from the coding sequence GTGAGTGACGGCGGGCCGATGGGCCTCCTCGCGCTCCTGGCCGTCGCGTTCCCCCTGGCGGGAGCGCTGGCGGCGGCGCTGCGAGCGGTGCCCGAACGGGTGCTCCTGCGCGCGTCGTGGGTGGCCCCACTCCCGGCCCTCGTGCTCGCGGTGTCCGCGCCCGGACCCGACGTGGTGGCCCGGGTCGAGGTCGCGTGGCTGCTGCTCGGCCTCGAGATGGCCGTCGACCCCTGGGCGCGCGTTCTGCTGGTCCTGGCGGGCTCGCTGTGGCTGGCTGCCGGGGTCGCCCTCCCGACGCTGCTGCGGGACGATCGGCGCTCCTCGCGGTTCGCGAGCGCCTTCCAGGCTGCTCTGGCCGGAATGCTCCTGCTCGTGCTCGCCGCGGACGTCGTGACCTTCTACACGGGGTTCGCGCTGGTGACCTACGCCTCGTACGTGCTGGTGGTCCACAACGCGACGGAGCGGGCGGTGCGTGCCGGGCGCATCTACCTCGTGTTCGGGGTCGTGGGCGAGGCGCTCCTGCTGGCCGGGCTCGCCGTGGCGGTGGGCGTGGCCGGTACCACCGCCTTGGGGGACGTGGCGGCCGCCGCAGGGGAGGGGGCCGCAGCCGGCGTGCCCGTGCTCCTGCTCGTGGGCTTCGGGATCAAGGCGGGGATGCTCGGGGTGCACTCGTGGCTGCCCCTCGCGCACCCGGCCGCACCGGTTCCCGCCAGCGCGATCCTGTCCGGAGCGATTATCACCGCAGGAGTGCTGGGGTGGTTGCGGCTCCTGCCGCTCGGGGACTCGCCGCTGCCCGCGTTCGGTCCGGTCGTGGTGGGCATCGGCGTGGCCGGATTCCTCGCGGGGGCCGTGCTGGGGGCGCTCCAGGACGATCCGAAGACCGTGCTCGCCTACTCGAGCGTGAGCCAGATCGGCCTCGTGCTCGTCCCCGTGGGGATCGGGCTCGCAGCGCCCGAGCTCGCCACCCCCGCGGGCAGCGTGGCGATCGTCTTCGCCCTGCACCACGGGCTCGCGAAGGGGGCGCTCTTCCTCGGGGTCGGCGTGGCGCAGGCGGAGAGCCGCTCGCGACCCCGCCGCGCCGTCTTGCTCGGTCAGACGGCCGCAGCGGCCGCCATCGCGGGATTGCCGCTCACGTCGGGCATGGTTGCGAAGGGGTTGCTCAAGGACCTCGCCGAGGGGGTGACCCAGCCCTGGGGTGGTGCCCTCTACCTCGCCCTGCTGCTGTCGGGGACCGCGAGCACCGTGCTGCTCGGGCGCATGCTGTGGCTGCTCACCGCGCAGGGCGGACACGAGCCCCCGCCCGGGGCGGCCGCCCCGTGGTCCTCGGTTCTCGCGTGGCTGCTCGCCCTCGGCTGCTCGTTCGCGGTGACGTGGCCGGTCGTGGGCGGCTGGTTGCCGGGGGTCGCACCTCCGGCGGTGACCGATGTCGGGCTCTGGTGGGACCAGTCCTGGCCGGTCGCCGTGGGCGTCGGGATGCTATGGGGGCTCTCGCGCGTCGGTCCCGCCCCGAGCGTTCCGGCGGGTGACCTCGTTCTCGCGGCGGAGGCGGCCGCGACCCGGCTCCGCGGGACCGCGGCGCTCGGGGGTGCGGTGATCGGGTTGCCGCCCCTTCGTCGCGCGCTCGCGGGCTCGGTGGAACGCGCGCGAGCGGCCCAGGCCCGTACGGAGTCACTGTTCGCTCGACCGATGGTCACCGCGCTCCTGGTCCTGCTCCTGCTGGTCGGCGTGCTCGCGGCGCTCGGCGTGACGTGGCCGTAG
- the moeB gene encoding molybdopterin-synthase adenylyltransferase MoeB, translated as MEPLIAEPATLTKDEIARYSRHLIMPNIGVEGQGRLKNAKILLVGTGGLGSPLAMYLAAAGVGTLGLVDFDTVDESNLQRQVIHGTKDIGKRKVLSAQETINDLNPDTEVRIHETSLRSDNALGIIEDYDIVIDGTDNFPTRYLVNDACVLLGKPNVYGSIFRFDGQLSVFYADEGPCYRCMFPEPPPPGMVPSCAEGGVFGVIPGTIGAGQATEAIKLITGNGDPLIGRMQLYDALEARWQTIKVNKDPECPVCGKNPTVTELIDYEAFCGMPANDHEAADALDGEVQITPRELEEVRDRVRVIDVREPHEYQISSIPGAELIPLGELPQRMQELDSSEDIVLHCKSGARSMEALELLQGAGFRKLKNLQGGINAYAKQVDDSIPVY; from the coding sequence ATGGAACCGCTCATTGCTGAACCAGCCACGCTGACCAAGGACGAGATCGCTCGCTACAGCCGCCATCTCATCATGCCCAACATCGGCGTCGAGGGGCAGGGTCGGCTGAAGAACGCGAAGATCCTGCTCGTCGGGACCGGCGGCCTGGGCAGCCCGTTGGCCATGTACCTGGCCGCCGCGGGGGTCGGCACCCTCGGCCTCGTCGACTTCGACACCGTCGACGAGTCCAACCTGCAGCGCCAGGTCATCCACGGCACGAAGGACATCGGCAAGCGCAAGGTCCTGTCCGCGCAGGAGACGATCAACGACCTGAATCCCGATACCGAGGTGCGGATCCACGAGACCAGCCTGCGCAGCGACAACGCGCTCGGGATCATCGAGGACTACGACATCGTGATCGACGGGACCGACAACTTCCCGACGCGCTACCTCGTCAACGACGCCTGCGTGCTGCTCGGCAAGCCGAACGTGTACGGCTCGATCTTCCGCTTCGACGGGCAGCTCAGCGTCTTCTACGCCGACGAGGGCCCGTGCTACCGGTGCATGTTCCCGGAACCGCCGCCCCCCGGGATGGTGCCGAGCTGCGCCGAGGGCGGGGTCTTCGGCGTGATCCCCGGGACGATCGGCGCGGGGCAGGCCACCGAGGCGATCAAGCTGATCACCGGCAACGGGGACCCGCTGATCGGGCGGATGCAGCTGTACGACGCCCTCGAGGCCCGTTGGCAGACCATCAAGGTCAACAAGGACCCCGAGTGCCCGGTGTGCGGCAAGAACCCGACCGTCACCGAGCTGATCGACTACGAGGCCTTCTGCGGGATGCCCGCCAACGACCACGAGGCCGCGGACGCGCTCGACGGCGAGGTGCAGATCACCCCGCGCGAGCTCGAGGAGGTCCGCGACCGGGTGCGGGTCATCGACGTCCGCGAGCCGCACGAGTACCAGATCAGCAGCATCCCCGGCGCCGAGCTCATCCCCCTGGGCGAGCTGCCCCAGCGGATGCAGGAGCTCGACTCGAGTGAGGACATCGTCCTGCACTGCAAGTCCGGTGCACGCTCGATGGAGGCGCTCGAGTTGCTGCAGGGGGCGGGGTTCCGCAAGCTCAAGAACCTGCAGGGCGGCATCAACGCGTACGCCAAGCAGGTCGACGACTCGATCCCCGTCTACTGA
- a CDS encoding C40 family peptidase — protein sequence MLAGAAGALVLGLAVALSAPVALADPATLDEIDEQREELEAEREAREAERDELDRERTEAEERLAELDEAASREVEAYRAAQAERDELESRVAEAQESVRQARAAVTAQQDRAAEIVRARYKGEQAASFASLLGSDPRDVARQSGYLSGLQRGRRADIEELAATQAVLEAERERLVAAEAAADEAVAQVEARREAVEERFAAQEEELEELRAAVAGAEDQLAATEEDLQAAEARREEAERAAEEARQAEMAETAAQVEAEDEDGGGAPAEPDGPDEADESEAAGSGDSDGSGGDQAQDGAGEPAGSGAAQVAVDTALAQQGTPYQWGGNGPDTFDCSGLTSYAWRAAGVEIPRTSQAQHDGLPNVSRDQLRPGDLVFFGNPIHHVGLYIGGGQMVEAPYSGQVVRTRSIDRSDYVGAARPGG from the coding sequence GTGCTCGCCGGCGCGGCGGGTGCGCTGGTGCTGGGTCTCGCGGTGGCCCTCAGCGCACCGGTCGCATTGGCCGACCCGGCCACGCTCGATGAGATCGACGAGCAGCGCGAAGAGCTCGAGGCCGAGCGCGAGGCGCGCGAGGCCGAGCGCGACGAGCTCGACCGCGAGCGCACCGAGGCCGAGGAGCGGCTGGCGGAGCTCGACGAAGCGGCGAGCCGCGAGGTCGAGGCCTACCGCGCCGCCCAGGCCGAGCGCGACGAGCTCGAGAGCCGCGTCGCCGAGGCCCAGGAGTCGGTGCGTCAAGCACGAGCCGCGGTGACGGCGCAGCAGGACCGCGCCGCGGAGATCGTCCGCGCCCGCTACAAGGGAGAACAGGCGGCCTCGTTCGCTTCGTTGCTCGGCAGCGACCCCCGTGACGTCGCCCGCCAGAGCGGTTATCTGTCCGGGTTGCAGCGCGGCCGCCGAGCCGACATCGAGGAGCTCGCGGCCACCCAGGCGGTGCTGGAGGCCGAGCGGGAGCGGCTCGTGGCCGCCGAGGCTGCCGCGGACGAGGCCGTAGCTCAGGTCGAGGCGCGGCGTGAGGCCGTGGAGGAGCGGTTCGCGGCGCAGGAGGAGGAACTCGAGGAACTGCGCGCCGCGGTCGCGGGAGCCGAGGACCAGCTCGCCGCGACCGAGGAGGATCTGCAGGCTGCCGAGGCGCGGCGCGAGGAGGCCGAGCGTGCCGCCGAGGAAGCTCGGCAGGCCGAGATGGCCGAGACGGCTGCCCAGGTGGAGGCCGAGGACGAGGACGGCGGCGGTGCACCGGCCGAACCCGATGGGCCCGACGAGGCCGATGAGTCCGAGGCCGCGGGATCCGGGGACTCCGACGGCTCCGGGGGCGACCAGGCCCAGGACGGGGCCGGGGAACCCGCCGGATCGGGTGCGGCGCAGGTCGCGGTCGACACGGCGCTGGCCCAGCAGGGCACCCCGTATCAGTGGGGTGGCAACGGCCCTGACACCTTCGACTGCTCGGGCCTGACGTCGTACGCGTGGCGGGCTGCCGGTGTGGAGATCCCGCGCACCTCCCAGGCGCAGCACGACGGCCTGCCGAACGTGTCACGCGATCAGCTGCGGCCGGGCGACCTGGTGTTCTTCGGCAACCCGATCCACCACGTGGGCCTGTACATCGGTGGTGGGCAGATGGTGGAGGCGCCCTACTCCGGCCAGGTCGTCCGCACTCGCTCGATCGACCGGTCGGACTACGTCGGTGCGGCACGCCCCGGGGGCTAA
- a CDS encoding U32 family peptidase — protein MEDVGDTVAALGLPVGDPAAAGTSPRTFDDGAQYRVEIPSVEGPEALQAVIDTADEYRVPVHRVSQGSGIMLQTDAEIDRMVALGRQNGIEVCLFVGPRASWDVGAQARADTGMVVGGSLRGADQLAFGVEDVRRGCELGLRSVLVGDLGQLWVLNELRSRGALPADLVLKTSVTLPAANPATARVLEGLGATTINLPVDLSVAQIAAIREAVTVPLDMYIEAADDFGGSVRYYELPEIVRVAAPVYLKFTVRNAPGLYPAGGHLRELVLSTARERVRRAAIGLGTLERAAARPFPRQDGTPPTERSA, from the coding sequence GTGGAGGACGTCGGAGACACAGTCGCTGCGCTCGGCCTGCCCGTCGGGGATCCCGCGGCCGCGGGAACCTCGCCACGAACGTTCGACGACGGTGCTCAGTACCGTGTCGAGATCCCCTCCGTGGAGGGGCCGGAAGCCCTCCAGGCCGTCATCGATACGGCCGACGAGTACCGCGTCCCCGTGCATCGCGTCAGTCAGGGCAGCGGGATCATGCTGCAGACCGATGCCGAGATCGACCGGATGGTCGCACTCGGACGACAGAACGGGATCGAGGTCTGCCTCTTCGTGGGCCCCCGGGCCTCGTGGGACGTGGGCGCACAGGCCCGAGCGGACACTGGGATGGTGGTGGGAGGTTCGCTCCGTGGTGCGGATCAGCTGGCCTTCGGCGTCGAGGATGTCCGCCGAGGTTGCGAGCTCGGGCTGCGGAGCGTGCTCGTCGGTGACCTCGGCCAGCTGTGGGTGTTGAACGAACTCAGGTCACGAGGTGCCCTGCCGGCGGATCTGGTCCTCAAGACCTCGGTGACCCTGCCGGCGGCCAACCCGGCAACGGCACGGGTCCTCGAAGGGCTTGGCGCGACCACGATCAACCTGCCGGTTGACCTCTCGGTCGCGCAGATCGCGGCGATCCGTGAGGCCGTGACCGTCCCGCTCGATATGTACATCGAAGCCGCGGACGACTTCGGCGGATCCGTGCGCTACTACGAGCTCCCCGAGATCGTGCGGGTAGCCGCCCCCGTGTACCTCAAGTTCACGGTTCGGAACGCTCCCGGGCTGTATCCGGCCGGGGGCCACCTTCGCGAACTCGTGCTCTCGACTGCACGTGAACGTGTCCGCCGTGCCGCGATCGGACTGGGGACGTTGGAACGCGCGGCCGCGCGGCCGTTCCCGCGGCAGGACGGCACGCCCCCGACCGAGAGGTCCGCATGA
- a CDS encoding aldehyde dehydrogenase (NADP(+)), producing MTPPHDTETLVGGQLIAGEWIRPDGGDVQAIDPRTGEPVLPVFAEATTVEVDSAAGAAGSAAPALARWDGHRIAGLLRAIAAQLEERDEPIVARADLETALGLGRLRNELARTTAQFRMFADLVETGAHYEAIIDGPDPATTPPRPDLRRLLLPLGPVAVFGASNFPLAFSVPGGDTASALAAGCPVVAKAHPAHPGTSELCAAAIADAMRDAGAPAGTFSLVQGAGPEVGTMLVGHEAVAAVGFTGSLSAGRALHDVAASRPAPIPVYAEMGSLNPVFVTAAALAERGEEVASAFAGSMTLGTGQFCTKPGVVFVPDDEQGQAFAEAVVARLAAHDPGPLLTPRIRDSLATQLDETLQLPGVETLVEGQLPGGQAPIAGPTLLRTDFDTFLATSALAREHFGPVGLLVRVGSSRLVEAAGHMDGSLTATVHGTEGEASRLEALFEELTRRAGRVIWNGFPTGVAVTAAQHHGGPYPATTAPGHTSVGTTAVRRFQRPVAYQGTPESLLPAALRDDNPLGIPRTVDGVLTRESVESVRPFTGKGSS from the coding sequence ATGACACCCCCTCACGACACCGAGACGCTGGTCGGCGGTCAGCTCATCGCCGGCGAATGGATCCGGCCCGACGGGGGCGACGTGCAGGCCATCGATCCCCGAACGGGCGAGCCCGTTCTCCCCGTGTTCGCCGAGGCGACCACTGTGGAGGTGGACTCCGCCGCTGGCGCAGCCGGCTCGGCCGCGCCCGCGCTCGCGCGTTGGGACGGGCATCGGATCGCGGGACTGCTCAGGGCGATCGCAGCTCAGCTCGAGGAACGGGACGAGCCGATCGTGGCGCGAGCGGACCTGGAGACCGCCTTGGGTCTGGGCCGTCTGCGGAACGAGCTGGCGCGCACCACCGCACAGTTCCGCATGTTCGCCGACCTCGTGGAGACGGGTGCGCACTACGAGGCGATCATCGATGGCCCCGACCCGGCCACGACGCCACCGCGTCCGGATCTTCGGCGACTGCTGCTGCCGCTGGGTCCGGTGGCGGTGTTCGGGGCGAGCAACTTCCCCCTCGCGTTCAGCGTTCCGGGGGGTGACACCGCGTCGGCTCTCGCGGCCGGCTGTCCGGTGGTCGCGAAGGCGCATCCGGCGCATCCCGGCACGTCCGAGCTCTGTGCCGCTGCGATCGCCGACGCGATGCGAGACGCGGGCGCGCCTGCGGGGACGTTCTCCCTGGTTCAGGGTGCGGGACCTGAAGTGGGCACGATGCTGGTTGGCCACGAGGCCGTGGCCGCGGTCGGGTTCACCGGCTCCTTGAGCGCGGGGCGTGCGCTTCACGACGTGGCGGCTTCCCGTCCCGCGCCGATCCCTGTCTACGCGGAGATGGGCAGTCTGAACCCGGTGTTCGTGACCGCGGCGGCCCTCGCGGAGCGCGGAGAGGAGGTCGCCAGTGCGTTCGCGGGATCGATGACGCTCGGCACGGGGCAGTTCTGCACCAAGCCCGGCGTCGTCTTCGTACCTGACGACGAGCAGGGTCAGGCGTTCGCCGAGGCAGTGGTGGCGCGACTCGCGGCGCACGACCCGGGCCCACTGCTCACGCCCCGCATCCGTGACAGCCTCGCGACACAGCTCGACGAGACCCTGCAGCTGCCCGGGGTGGAGACCCTCGTGGAGGGGCAGCTCCCAGGCGGTCAGGCTCCGATAGCCGGGCCCACGCTTCTGCGTACCGACTTCGACACGTTCCTCGCGACGTCAGCACTCGCCCGTGAGCACTTCGGACCGGTCGGTCTGCTCGTACGCGTGGGATCGTCCCGGCTGGTGGAGGCGGCCGGGCACATGGACGGGAGCCTCACCGCCACGGTGCATGGGACGGAGGGGGAGGCCTCGCGACTGGAGGCGCTGTTCGAGGAACTGACCCGTCGCGCCGGTCGCGTGATCTGGAACGGGTTCCCCACCGGCGTCGCGGTGACCGCCGCCCAGCACCACGGGGGCCCGTACCCAGCGACGACGGCGCCGGGCCACACCTCAGTCGGCACGACGGCCGTTCGTCGCTTCCAACGTCCGGTGGCCTACCAGGGTACCCCGGAATCTTTGCTCCCCGCGGCACTGCGCGATGACAACCCGCTCGGGATCCCTCGCACCGTCGACGGGGTCCTCACTCGCGAGTCCGTGGAGTCGGTGCGCCCGTTCACTGGGAAGGGCTCGTCATGA
- a CDS encoding fumarylacetoacetate hydrolase family protein, translating into MKLVRVGPPGRERPGVLGAGGEVLDATSVTADYGPEFFASDGLSRLRERVDAVDGLPRMRTDGERVGAPVGRPYEVLCLGLNYADHAAESGMTLPEEPVVFNKLSNTIVGPFDDIVRPPHSERVDYEVELAVVLGAPAQYLPDLEAAAATIAGYAITNDVSERDYQLNRGGQWVKGKSCATFNPLGPWLVTADEVPDPHALAIELSVNGETRQASQTAEMVFAVPYVVWYLSQFFALEPGDLINTGTPPGVGMGWEPPRYLKAGDTVEATIEGLGTQRQRVVDLIP; encoded by the coding sequence ATGAAACTCGTGCGGGTCGGCCCCCCGGGCCGGGAACGTCCCGGTGTGCTGGGAGCCGGGGGAGAGGTGCTCGACGCCACCAGCGTGACCGCGGACTACGGTCCGGAGTTCTTCGCGTCCGACGGGCTCTCACGCCTCCGAGAACGGGTGGACGCTGTCGACGGGCTCCCGCGGATGCGAACCGACGGGGAACGCGTGGGTGCACCCGTGGGCCGCCCGTACGAGGTACTGTGCCTGGGCCTCAACTACGCGGATCACGCGGCCGAGTCGGGCATGACCTTGCCCGAGGAACCCGTGGTGTTCAACAAGCTCTCGAACACGATTGTCGGGCCCTTCGACGACATCGTGCGTCCTCCCCACAGCGAGCGAGTCGACTACGAGGTCGAGTTGGCCGTCGTGCTCGGTGCGCCTGCCCAGTACCTCCCCGACCTCGAGGCTGCGGCGGCGACGATCGCCGGCTATGCCATCACCAACGACGTCTCCGAGCGCGACTACCAGCTGAACCGGGGCGGGCAGTGGGTGAAGGGGAAATCGTGCGCCACGTTCAACCCATTGGGGCCGTGGCTGGTCACCGCGGACGAGGTCCCCGACCCCCACGCCCTTGCCATCGAGCTGTCGGTGAACGGCGAAACCCGTCAGGCCAGCCAAACCGCGGAGATGGTGTTCGCGGTGCCGTACGTGGTCTGGTACCTCAGCCAGTTCTTCGCGCTGGAGCCGGGAGACCTGATCAACACTGGCACGCCTCCTGGGGTTGGGATGGGTTGGGAGCCTCCTCGGTACCTGAAGGCCGGGGACACGGTCGAAGCGACGATCGAGGGGCTCGGGACCCAACGGCAGCGTGTGGTCGATCTCATCCCTTGA
- a CDS encoding fumarylacetoacetate hydrolase family protein gives MGLWQLEFEGSCRLARGDPEDGPREVLREEVGLDEVVRAGADALQAVLASASDGPVPPGARVTAPVGQQEVWAAGVTYGRSRDARVEESGVPDSYDLVYAAPRPELFMKAAPGRVRGPGETVGVRADSGWDVPEPELALIADPRGELIAYTLGNDVSSRRIEGENPLYLPQAKMYRHSCALGPCLVPVDRAPERRDLRISLEVHREGQVCYADRVDVADMRRTPEELLEWLYRAQDYPNGVVLLTGTAIVPDDEFTLRPGDEVVVRVPGLGELRNAVERVGRSA, from the coding sequence ATGGGGCTCTGGCAGCTCGAGTTCGAGGGGTCGTGCCGGCTCGCGCGCGGTGATCCCGAGGATGGACCCCGGGAGGTCCTGCGGGAGGAGGTGGGCCTCGACGAGGTGGTGCGGGCTGGTGCGGATGCTCTGCAGGCAGTGCTCGCCTCTGCTTCGGACGGCCCTGTGCCCCCCGGTGCTCGTGTCACTGCGCCGGTGGGTCAGCAGGAGGTCTGGGCGGCCGGTGTGACCTATGGACGCAGCCGGGACGCCCGTGTCGAGGAGTCCGGGGTCCCCGACAGCTACGACCTCGTGTACGCGGCCCCTCGGCCGGAGCTGTTCATGAAGGCCGCCCCGGGGCGGGTCCGTGGTCCCGGAGAAACCGTGGGTGTGCGCGCGGACTCGGGCTGGGACGTCCCGGAACCGGAGTTGGCGCTCATTGCCGACCCACGGGGCGAGCTCATCGCCTATACGCTCGGCAATGACGTCTCCTCACGACGCATCGAGGGCGAGAACCCGCTTTACCTGCCGCAAGCGAAGATGTACCGGCACAGCTGTGCGCTGGGACCGTGCCTCGTGCCCGTCGACCGGGCGCCCGAGCGCCGGGATCTCCGCATCTCGCTCGAGGTCCACCGCGAAGGGCAGGTGTGCTACGCGGATCGAGTGGATGTCGCCGACATGCGGCGCACCCCCGAAGAGCTGCTCGAGTGGCTCTACCGTGCTCAGGACTACCCGAACGGGGTGGTGCTGCTCACGGGCACCGCGATCGTCCCGGATGACGAGTTCACGCTTCGTCCGGGGGACGAGGTCGTAGTGCGTGTACCGGGGCTCGGCGAGCTTCGCAACGCCGTCGAACGGGTCGGGAGGTCCGCCTAG
- a CDS encoding cysteine hydrolase, with the protein MSRFDAPRTALIVQDMQNDVVTEGGAFADAGPATHAAKQGTVENLRALADDLKQAGGHVVHVWYVVAPGAADQRACAPLFQGLIDSGAMVRGTWGAAPVENLVPRDDEHVVEKNRMNPFVSSRLEPLLRALGVDTLISAGALTNMAVEHTARHAADAGFRVVLPSDATATFDDEWQHASTEFAIQNVATVMLTRELRDALS; encoded by the coding sequence ATGTCGCGATTCGACGCCCCGCGCACCGCCTTGATCGTGCAGGACATGCAGAACGACGTGGTCACCGAGGGCGGCGCCTTCGCGGACGCCGGTCCCGCGACACATGCCGCCAAGCAGGGCACCGTGGAGAACCTCCGCGCTCTCGCCGACGATCTCAAGCAAGCCGGTGGGCACGTCGTGCACGTGTGGTACGTGGTGGCGCCCGGTGCCGCTGACCAGCGAGCGTGCGCTCCCCTCTTCCAGGGCTTGATCGACTCCGGGGCGATGGTCCGGGGGACCTGGGGGGCCGCGCCGGTGGAGAACCTGGTCCCCAGGGACGACGAGCACGTGGTCGAGAAGAACCGCATGAACCCGTTCGTCTCGAGCCGTCTCGAGCCCCTCCTCCGCGCCCTCGGCGTCGACACGCTGATCAGTGCAGGGGCCCTCACGAACATGGCGGTGGAGCACACGGCGCGTCATGCCGCCGATGCCGGGTTCCGGGTGGTGCTGCCGAGCGACGCGACCGCCACCTTCGACGACGAGTGGCAGCACGCCTCCACGGAGTTCGCCATCCAGAACGTCGCGACCGTCATGCTGACCCGCGAGCTCCGCGACGCGCTCTCGTAG